The following are encoded together in the Juglans microcarpa x Juglans regia isolate MS1-56 chromosome 2D, Jm3101_v1.0, whole genome shotgun sequence genome:
- the LOC121249820 gene encoding glutamate formimidoyltransferase-like isoform X1, protein MDFDPSFKDKKKTIDQSSLLCCKLFISESRNHAALDAIERAGRLDPETVIVNKFPDRAYNRVRYTLVSYVMHDITGSAIYSPLQQTILAMAEAAFGAIDLETHSGAHPRLGVVDDILLHPLARASMDEAAWLARAVAADIGNRFQVPVYLYAAAHPTGKALDTIRRELGFYRPNFMGNQWAGWTMPEILSENPDEGPTMVSQARGITMIGARPWVALYNIPIMSTDVSAARRIARMVSARGGGLPTVQTLGLVHGEDSTEIACMLLEPNQIGADRVQNQVEMLAAEEGLDVEKGYFTDSSPEMIVDKYMNLISAERDQ, encoded by the exons ATGGATTTCGACCCAAGTTTCAAG GACAAGAAGAAAACCATAGACCAATCCTCGCTACTATGCTGCAAGCTGTTTATCTCAGAATCACGAAACCATGCTGCCCTTGATGCCATCGAGCGAGCTGGGAGGCTTGACCCAGAAACTGTCATAGTGAACAAATTCCCTGATCGAGCTTATAATAGGGTCAGGTACACCTTGGTTTCATATGTGATGCATGACATCACTGGGAGTGCCATCTACAGCCCATTGCAGCAAACTATCCTAGCCATGGCCGAGGCTGCTTTTGGAGCCATTGACCTTGAGACCCATTCCGGGGCTCACCCTCGCCTCGGTGTCGTGGATGACATCCTTCTCCATCCATTGGCCAGGGCATCAATGGATgaagcagcttggcttgctaGGGCAGTGGCAGCAGACATTGGCAATAGATTCCAAG TCCCGGTATATTTGTATGCTGCAGCACACCCGACTGGTAAGGCTTTGGACACCATCAGACGAGAGCTTGGATTTTACCGACCCAACTTCATGGGAAACCAGTGGGCAGGATGGACCATGCCTGAAATACTTTCAGAGAATCCTGATGAAGGTCCAACCATGGTTTCTCAAGCAAGAGGCATCACAATGATTGGGGCACGCCCATGGGTGGCATTGTACAACATACCCATCATGTCCACAGATGTTTCGGCTGCTCGAAGGATCGCTCGCATGGTGAGTGCTCGAGGAGGCGGCCTCCCAACGGTGCAAACACTGGGCTTGGTTCACGGTGAGGACTCAACCGAGATAGCTTGCATGCTCTTAGAGCCAAATCAAATTGGGGCAGACCGGGTCCAGAACCAGGTTGAGATGTTAGCTGCTGAAGAAGGATTAGATGTTGAGAAGGGATATTTTACTGATTCTTCCCCGGAGATGATTGTTGACAAATACATGAATTTAATCTCTGCTGAAAGAGACCAATAA
- the LOC121249820 gene encoding glutamate formimidoyltransferase-like isoform X2, producing MDFDPSFKDKKKTIDQSSLLCCKLFISESRNHAALDAIERAGRLDPETVIVNKFPDRAYNRVRYTLVSYVMHDITGSAIYSPLQQTILAMAEAAFGAIDLETHSGAHPRLGVVDDILLHPLARASMDEAAWLARAVAADIGNRFQAHPTGKALDTIRRELGFYRPNFMGNQWAGWTMPEILSENPDEGPTMVSQARGITMIGARPWVALYNIPIMSTDVSAARRIARMVSARGGGLPTVQTLGLVHGEDSTEIACMLLEPNQIGADRVQNQVEMLAAEEGLDVEKGYFTDSSPEMIVDKYMNLISAERDQ from the exons ATGGATTTCGACCCAAGTTTCAAG GACAAGAAGAAAACCATAGACCAATCCTCGCTACTATGCTGCAAGCTGTTTATCTCAGAATCACGAAACCATGCTGCCCTTGATGCCATCGAGCGAGCTGGGAGGCTTGACCCAGAAACTGTCATAGTGAACAAATTCCCTGATCGAGCTTATAATAGGGTCAGGTACACCTTGGTTTCATATGTGATGCATGACATCACTGGGAGTGCCATCTACAGCCCATTGCAGCAAACTATCCTAGCCATGGCCGAGGCTGCTTTTGGAGCCATTGACCTTGAGACCCATTCCGGGGCTCACCCTCGCCTCGGTGTCGTGGATGACATCCTTCTCCATCCATTGGCCAGGGCATCAATGGATgaagcagcttggcttgctaGGGCAGTGGCAGCAGACATTGGCAATAGATTCCAAG CACACCCGACTGGTAAGGCTTTGGACACCATCAGACGAGAGCTTGGATTTTACCGACCCAACTTCATGGGAAACCAGTGGGCAGGATGGACCATGCCTGAAATACTTTCAGAGAATCCTGATGAAGGTCCAACCATGGTTTCTCAAGCAAGAGGCATCACAATGATTGGGGCACGCCCATGGGTGGCATTGTACAACATACCCATCATGTCCACAGATGTTTCGGCTGCTCGAAGGATCGCTCGCATGGTGAGTGCTCGAGGAGGCGGCCTCCCAACGGTGCAAACACTGGGCTTGGTTCACGGTGAGGACTCAACCGAGATAGCTTGCATGCTCTTAGAGCCAAATCAAATTGGGGCAGACCGGGTCCAGAACCAGGTTGAGATGTTAGCTGCTGAAGAAGGATTAGATGTTGAGAAGGGATATTTTACTGATTCTTCCCCGGAGATGATTGTTGACAAATACATGAATTTAATCTCTGCTGAAAGAGACCAATAA
- the LOC121249819 gene encoding beta-glucuronosyltransferase GlcAT14A: MRKNANSHSGRVFSDRKWILPFFASVIVSIMLFLTAIFGLFTSPYHGEQLPLDIVSFARSEDSNGYFIESDLVEANGVLKMQAPRLAYLISGTKGDSHRMMRTLRAVYHPRNQYILHLDLEAPPRERLELTNLVKSDPTFHEVENVRVMSQSNLVTYKGPTMIACTLQAIAILLRESLHWDWFINLSASDYPLVTQEDLLYVFSNLSRNFNFIEHMQITGWKLNQRAKPIIIDPGLYLSKKSDIAWTTQRRSLPTSFKLFTGSAWVMLTRPFLEYCIWGWDNFPRTILMYYTNFISSPEGYFHTVMCNSPEFRNTAISHDLHYIAWDSPPKQHPISLSMKDFDKMVKSKAPFARKFAKDDPVLDKIDKELLGRTSTTRFAPGAWCIGSKDDGADPCSLRGNGTVFRPGPGAERLKELLDALLSKDSRKKQCS; the protein is encoded by the exons ATGAGGAAAAATGCTAATTCCCACTCAGGAAGAGTATTCAGCGATAGAAAGTGGATTCTTCCATTTTTTGCGAGTGTGATTGTATCAATTATGTTGTTTTTGACAGCCATTTTTGGGCTATTTACCTCTCCTTATCATGGAGAGCAATTGCCGCTTGACATTGTTTCGTTTGCGAGATCAGAGGACTCAAATGGGTACTTTATTGAATCGGATTTGGTTGAGGCCAATGGGGTATTGAAAATGCAAGCACCTAGATTGGCATATCTTATTTCAGGGACTAAGGGTGATAGTCATAGGATGATGAGGACCCTAAGGGCAGTATATCATCCAAGAAACCAGTATATTCTACATTTGGATCTTGAGGCACCGCCTCGCGAAAGGTTGGAATTGACGAATTTGGTGAAGTCTGACCCGACATTTCATGAAGTGGAGAATGTGCGGGTTATGTCTCAATCCAATTTGGTGACTTATAAGGGTCCTACGATGATTGCTTGTACCCTCCAAGCAATTGCAATCTTGTTGAGGGAGAGCCTGCACTGGGATTGGTTCATAAACCTCAGTGCTTCAGATTATCCTCTTGTGACGCAAGAAG ATCTGCTCTACGTGTTCTCCAACTTGTCTAGAAACTTCAATTTCATTGAGCATATGCAGATTACCGGATGGAAATT GAACCAAAGGGCAAAACCAATAATCATTGATCCGGGACTCTACTTATCGAAAAAATCTGACATTGCTTGGACCACTCAACGCCGATCGCTTCCTACATCATTCAAGTTGTTTACAG GTTCAGCTTGGGTAATGCTAACCCGACCCTTTCTCGAGTACTGTATATGGGGATGGGATAATTTCCCACGAACCATCCTTATGTATTACACAAATTTCATCTCCTCTCCGGAAGGTTATTTTCATACTGTTATGTGCAACAGTCCAGAATTCCGCAACACTGCAATTAGCCACGATCTCCACTACATTGCTTGGGACAGCCCTCCAAAGCAGCATCCCATCTCTTTGTCAATGAAGGACTTTGACAAAATGGTCAAAAGCAAGGCCCCATTTGCTCGAAAATTTGCAAAGGATGATCCTGTCCTAGACAAGATTGATAAAGAGCTTCTAGGTCGAACAAGTACAACCCGTTTTGCACCCGGGGCATGGTGTATTGGGAGCAAAGATGATGGAGCCGATCCATGCTCATTGCGTGGGAATGGTACAGTGTTTAGACCAGGTCCTGGTGCTGAGAGGTTAAAGGAGCTGCTTGATGCTCTGTTGTCCAAAGATTCTCGGAAGAAGCAGTGTTCATGA